In Paludisphaera rhizosphaerae, one DNA window encodes the following:
- the lepB gene encoding signal peptidase I: protein MGRTAASNPAPTAARPAPGTLDSQPAKRSSDSLRETVEALVVAAVAALLVRGFEAQAFVIPTGSMAPTLMGRHKEVTCPQCGFTFAVNASEEIEGFGPLRSVYSGVCVNCRNQTTRLDAEPSYKGDRILVSMFPYDLPFLPGASPPERFDVVVFRYPEEPEVSYIKRLIGLPGETIRVHHGDIYIKPPDGSEFKLQRKPMDHLRSMQIAVYEDAHQARSLRDRAEWRRWSPAEQGWAVVEPGKSIYRIEKPTEDWSDLRYRHLVAEPEQWEALLNDRTPTHPPRATLITDFYSYNTNLPAENSDLTQTRGDTRNAWLQPHWVGDLTLAADLEVHSEKGEVRLELVKGGVRHFAAIDVGTGKGRFVRGEETLAEFDTPMIGAGKRRLEFGNVDDRLTLLIDGRAVGGQGAEFDRGDEVPVPTSADLSPAAISARGAIVTASDLVLKRDIYYTQTPGYTDYASVWDDREPRRPSELFDFLSDPARFPNLAKVGKEEYELGSDRFMMMGDNSPRSKDSRGWDSSDRAWDVFDRKSWEVPRSLVTGKAFYVYWPHGVPFGPNLTSNRDFRIPFRPYFERMRWIR from the coding sequence ATGGGACGGACCGCCGCCTCGAACCCTGCCCCCACCGCCGCTCGCCCGGCTCCGGGAACCCTCGACTCCCAGCCGGCCAAACGCTCCAGCGACAGCCTCCGGGAGACCGTTGAGGCCCTCGTCGTCGCCGCGGTGGCCGCCCTCCTCGTCCGGGGCTTCGAGGCCCAGGCTTTCGTCATCCCAACGGGTTCGATGGCCCCCACGCTCATGGGCCGGCACAAGGAGGTGACTTGCCCCCAGTGCGGCTTCACCTTCGCCGTGAACGCTTCGGAGGAGATCGAGGGCTTCGGACCGCTGCGCTCCGTCTACTCCGGGGTTTGCGTCAACTGCCGCAACCAGACGACCCGACTCGACGCCGAACCCAGCTACAAGGGGGACCGGATCCTGGTCTCGATGTTCCCCTACGACCTGCCGTTCCTTCCCGGGGCCTCGCCGCCGGAACGGTTCGACGTCGTCGTCTTCCGATACCCCGAAGAGCCCGAGGTCAGCTACATCAAGCGGCTCATCGGCCTCCCCGGCGAGACCATTCGCGTCCATCACGGCGACATCTACATCAAGCCCCCGGACGGCTCCGAATTCAAGCTCCAGCGCAAGCCGATGGACCACCTCCGGAGCATGCAGATCGCCGTCTACGAAGACGCCCATCAGGCCCGTTCCCTGCGCGACCGCGCCGAATGGCGACGCTGGAGCCCGGCCGAACAGGGCTGGGCGGTTGTCGAGCCGGGCAAGAGTATCTACAGGATCGAAAAGCCGACGGAGGACTGGTCGGACCTCCGATATCGCCACCTGGTCGCCGAGCCCGAACAATGGGAGGCGCTCCTCAACGATCGGACTCCGACCCATCCTCCCCGGGCGACCCTGATTACCGACTTTTACTCGTACAACACCAACCTGCCCGCCGAGAACTCCGACCTGACCCAGACCCGGGGCGACACCCGAAACGCCTGGCTTCAGCCGCACTGGGTCGGCGACCTGACCCTCGCGGCCGATCTGGAAGTCCACTCCGAGAAGGGAGAGGTGCGTCTGGAACTGGTCAAGGGGGGCGTCCGACACTTCGCCGCAATCGACGTCGGCACCGGGAAGGGCCGCTTCGTCCGGGGCGAGGAGACCTTGGCTGAGTTCGACACGCCCATGATCGGGGCTGGGAAGCGTCGGCTGGAGTTCGGGAACGTCGACGACCGCCTGACCCTGCTGATCGACGGTCGCGCCGTCGGGGGTCAGGGTGCCGAGTTCGACCGTGGGGACGAGGTCCCGGTCCCCACCTCGGCCGATCTCTCGCCGGCGGCTATCTCCGCCCGAGGCGCAATCGTCACGGCGAGCGACCTTGTCCTGAAACGCGATATCTACTATACCCAGACGCCGGGTTATACCGATTACGCCTCGGTCTGGGATGATCGGGAGCCCCGGCGACCTTCCGAGCTGTTCGATTTCCTCTCCGACCCTGCCCGGTTCCCGAACCTGGCGAAGGTGGGCAAGGAGGAGTACGAGCTGGGCTCGGATCGGTTCATGATGATGGGGGACAACAGCCCTCGGAGCAAGGACAGCCGCGGCTGGGATTCGAGCGACCGGGCCTGGGACGTCTTCGATCGCAAGTCCTGGGAGGTTCCTCGCAGCCTGGTCACCGGCAAGGCGTTCTACGTCTACTGGCCCCACGGCGTTCCGTTCGGTCCCAACCTGACCAGCAACCGCGACTTCCGGATCCCCTTCCGCCCGTACTTCGAGCGGATGCGCTGGATTCGGTGA
- the lptB gene encoding LPS export ABC transporter ATP-binding protein encodes MALLEVRGLEKWYGRRQVVNGVEFDVDQGEVVGLLGPNGAGKTTSFRMTIGLIDADGGSVVFDGRDVTRLPMYLRARAGMGYLAQDSSVFRQLTVEQNLMAILETRRDMSRKQKKDRLNDLMDRFGLNKIRHTKAHMVSGGERRRTEIARALITDPKLIMLDEPFAGIDPKTVGEIQEQIRDLVDTFHIGILLTDHQFRETLEVTDRCYVIREGRVFAYGDREQILNNAEVRRHYIGERFDGGHLLSDSHKPMSSIARTQPSLPPSESSKDAHPTPAPTSTPEAASPPAPLSAPASTAPPKPPGPPTVRIPSVSGPRPTTPKPTTAPPLPTRLVEPDDPEDVQSTIVNEDRGYVPGDSHSIQVNQIPPGFNIDDLYDK; translated from the coding sequence ATGGCCCTGCTGGAAGTCCGTGGCCTGGAGAAGTGGTACGGCCGTCGCCAGGTGGTCAACGGCGTCGAGTTCGACGTCGACCAGGGCGAGGTCGTCGGCCTTCTCGGCCCCAACGGAGCGGGCAAGACGACGAGCTTCCGCATGACGATCGGCCTGATCGACGCCGACGGGGGCTCCGTCGTCTTCGACGGCCGCGACGTCACCCGGCTGCCGATGTACCTCCGCGCCCGCGCGGGGATGGGATATCTGGCCCAGGACTCCAGCGTCTTCCGCCAGTTGACCGTCGAGCAGAACCTGATGGCGATCCTGGAGACGCGGCGGGACATGTCCCGCAAGCAGAAGAAGGACCGCCTGAACGACCTGATGGATCGGTTCGGCCTGAACAAGATCCGCCACACGAAGGCCCACATGGTCTCCGGCGGCGAGCGTCGTCGTACCGAGATCGCTCGCGCTCTGATCACCGACCCCAAGCTGATCATGCTCGACGAGCCGTTCGCGGGCATTGACCCCAAGACGGTCGGCGAGATCCAGGAGCAGATCCGCGACCTCGTCGACACGTTCCACATCGGGATCCTCCTCACCGACCACCAGTTCCGCGAGACCCTGGAAGTCACCGACCGCTGCTACGTCATCCGTGAAGGCCGCGTCTTTGCTTACGGCGACCGCGAGCAGATCCTCAACAATGCCGAGGTCCGTCGCCACTACATCGGCGAGCGCTTCGACGGCGGCCACCTGCTGTCGGACTCTCACAAGCCGATGTCCTCAATCGCCCGCACCCAGCCCTCGCTGCCGCCCTCGGAATCGTCCAAGGACGCTCATCCCACTCCTGCTCCCACCTCCACACCCGAGGCCGCCTCGCCGCCGGCCCCGTTGTCCGCTCCCGCCTCAACGGCTCCCCCCAAACCGCCCGGCCCGCCGACGGTGAGAATCCCGAGCGTCTCCGGACCTCGGCCCACCACACCCAAGCCGACCACCGCACCTCCGCTCCCGACCCGCCTCGTCGAGCCCGACGACCCGGAGGATGTTCAGAGCACCATCGTCAACGAAGATCGCGGCTACGTCCCGGGCGACTCCCACTCGATTCAGGTCAACCAGATCCCCCCCGGCTTCAACATCGACGACCTGTACGACAAGTGA